Proteins from a genomic interval of Candidatus Methanoperedens sp.:
- a CDS encoding Rid family detoxifying hydrolase has translation MRTNLVKILAVLFVIAAVSTTGCVQRVDEIYSGTNIGASPITPWSDTKIVPEIDASAYIHPQASVIGAVHIGRNVMVSPQASLRGDEGMPIYIGNDSNIQDGVSIHALETRDEEGRPVEKNLVEVDGKKYAVYIGNNVSMAHQAQVHGPASVGDDTFVGMQAFVFKSRVGSNVVLEPGVRIVGVNIPDGRYVHLGMIVENQSVADALPVITEDYVYKHLNEGVLNVNTNLAKGYNKMDGVVAAEEPDSKEIVNTSAAPNAIGPYSQAIKVNKMIYLSGQIAIDPKTQQFIDGDIETQTKRVLDNLKAVIEASGGSLESVDKTTIYLTDINDFSKVNEIYASYFSLSKPARSTVCVAKLPKNAKIEIDAIAEII, from the coding sequence ATGAGGACAAACTTAGTTAAAATTTTAGCTGTACTGTTTGTTATAGCGGCAGTGTCCACAACAGGATGCGTGCAGCGAGTTGATGAGATATACTCCGGAACGAACATAGGCGCAAGCCCGATAACGCCATGGAGCGATACCAAAATAGTCCCCGAAATCGATGCTTCGGCATATATACATCCGCAGGCATCCGTGATCGGGGCCGTACACATTGGCAGGAACGTAATGGTCTCTCCCCAGGCATCGCTAAGGGGTGACGAGGGGATGCCCATATACATCGGCAATGATTCAAATATCCAGGATGGCGTATCCATCCATGCTCTTGAGACCCGGGATGAAGAAGGAAGGCCGGTTGAAAAGAACCTGGTCGAGGTAGATGGCAAGAAATATGCTGTGTACATCGGGAACAATGTCTCGATGGCGCATCAGGCACAGGTTCATGGACCTGCAAGCGTAGGCGATGATACGTTTGTTGGCATGCAGGCATTCGTATTCAAATCAAGAGTAGGGAGCAATGTCGTGCTTGAGCCTGGCGTAAGGATTGTTGGAGTGAATATCCCGGATGGAAGGTATGTGCATCTGGGTATGATCGTTGAAAACCAGTCCGTGGCAGATGCTCTGCCCGTGATTACGGAGGATTACGTCTATAAGCATCTCAATGAAGGTGTGCTGAATGTCAACACCAACCTCGCGAAGGGATACAATAAAATGGATGGTGTCGTTGCTGCGGAAGAACCTGATTCGAAGGAAATCGTGAATACAAGTGCAGCGCCAAATGCTATCGGCCCTTACTCACAAGCTATCAAGGTGAATAAAATGATCTATCTGTCAGGTCAAATCGCAATCGACCCTAAGACTCAGCAGTTCATTGATGGTGATATAGAGACCCAGACAAAAAGAGTTCTTGATAACCTGAAAGCTGTTATTGAAGCATCGGGGGGTAGCCTTGAAAGTGTGGACAAGACAACTATTTATCTAACAGATATTAATGATTTTTCAAAAGTGAACGAGATTTATGCGTCTTATTTTTCTTTGAGCAAGCCTGCCCGTTCCACTGTATGTGTTGCAAAGCTTCCAAAAAACGCAAAGATAGAGATTGATGCGATTGCAGAGATAATTTGA